A single region of the Pseudalkalibacillus berkeleyi genome encodes:
- a CDS encoding CPBP family intramembrane glutamic endopeptidase: MNPAYKGVKFRYLILWTLLTIAALAFGGLIYIFQNNGEGIMPIVIFSQFALYGVAFLWLKRAYRKNQIDMKSLFQPIRKSDHLVRKTFFTLFHLTFSLAAVSYLFYLFSFIVPDYLLNLLEDNDSTNAFVNSTKVSSFFLIVLVAPVVEELLFRATLLQKLRVKYGNVAGILISSALFSLIHMNSGMIGHFTIGIFLSIFYLKTKNIWVPIICHALNNLVAFLTLTTSPSGSESTNITETITELQMVGPYIGIYALVCLIFMGWIAVKMIKDINQTTKLDEEQSMNQSF, encoded by the coding sequence ATGAATCCAGCCTATAAAGGTGTGAAATTTCGCTACTTAATATTATGGACTTTATTAACAATTGCAGCGTTAGCGTTTGGTGGGTTGATTTACATATTTCAGAATAATGGTGAAGGAATCATGCCGATTGTTATTTTCAGTCAATTTGCATTATACGGTGTTGCGTTCCTTTGGTTAAAACGCGCATACCGGAAAAATCAGATTGATATGAAATCATTGTTTCAACCGATCCGAAAGTCAGATCACCTTGTTAGGAAAACGTTTTTCACACTCTTTCATCTAACGTTTTCATTAGCTGCGGTATCCTATTTGTTTTATCTATTCTCCTTTATTGTGCCGGATTATTTGTTGAATCTCTTAGAAGATAATGATTCAACCAATGCCTTCGTTAATTCAACTAAAGTTTCTTCGTTCTTTTTGATTGTTCTCGTTGCACCTGTAGTCGAGGAACTGTTATTTAGAGCGACGTTACTTCAGAAATTACGCGTTAAGTATGGAAATGTAGCAGGAATCTTGATTTCATCAGCGCTCTTCAGTTTGATTCATATGAATAGCGGAATGATTGGACATTTCACAATTGGTATTTTCCTAAGTATCTTTTACCTCAAAACAAAGAACATCTGGGTACCGATCATCTGTCACGCGTTAAATAATTTGGTTGCCTTTCTTACACTTACAACAAGTCCAAGTGGAAGCGAAAGCACAAATATTACGGAAACGATTACGGAACTACAAATGGTAGGTCCTTATATCGGGATCTATGCATTGGTATGTTTAATCTTTATGGGCTGGATAGCTGTAAAAATGATCAAAGATATAAATCAAACGACTAAGTTGGATGAAGAGCAAAGTATGAATCAATCTTTCTGA